In Candidatus Leptovillus gracilis, a single window of DNA contains:
- a CDS encoding glycerol-3-phosphate dehydrogenase/oxidase: MWTGDWREEVWRELDQPWDLVIVGGGITGAGILREAARLGLRALLVEQKDFAWGTSSRSSKLVHGGLRYLKEGKIGLTRASVLERQQLLAEGPGLIDPLGFLLATYKSDKTGRLVFRAGLTVYDLLALQWSHKYYSPRDFQMLAPHLTSAGLKGGFRYGDAQTDDARLVLRVIAEAVADGGVAINYVAAEAVLRDENGRVTGLTLGDALTGQTADVTARVVVSATGAWADTLREQVGGAAKIRPLRGSHLVFPNWRLPVAQAISFLHPIDQRPVMIFPWEGVTLVGTTDVDHHNSLDKEPCISPDETAYLLAAVEAQFPSLGIGLGDVVAAFAGVRPVIGSGKEDPSEESRDHVVWVENGLLTVTGGKLTTFRLIALDALKEVRHLLPDLPQADNNLPVLNPVDVALPGGEQLAEEVRRRLLGRYGAAAPELAAAAQPGELEVIPGTQTVWAELRWAARAEAVVHLDDLLLRRVRLGILLPAGGAALLPRIQAICQAELGWDDGRWQSEQAAYLALVRGCYNIPDAALVPDWRALLAAAKQAELADVADETDGGWQRPLLLATAVGLVVVGWYLFTRRMARG, encoded by the coding sequence GCGGGAGTTAGACCAACCGTGGGACCTGGTTATCGTCGGCGGTGGCATAACGGGCGCGGGCATTTTGCGCGAGGCGGCGCGGTTGGGGCTGCGGGCGCTGCTGGTAGAGCAGAAAGATTTCGCCTGGGGCACATCCAGCCGCTCCTCCAAACTGGTGCATGGCGGGCTGCGTTATCTCAAGGAAGGCAAAATCGGTCTGACACGCGCCTCGGTGCTGGAACGGCAGCAGTTATTGGCCGAAGGGCCAGGGCTGATTGACCCGCTGGGCTTTTTGCTGGCGACCTACAAAAGCGATAAAACCGGCCGTCTGGTCTTCCGCGCCGGGCTGACGGTTTACGATTTGTTGGCGCTGCAATGGAGCCACAAGTATTACAGCCCACGCGACTTCCAGATGCTCGCGCCGCACCTGACCAGCGCCGGGCTCAAGGGCGGCTTCCGCTACGGCGACGCCCAGACAGACGACGCCCGGCTGGTGCTGCGCGTCATCGCCGAGGCGGTGGCCGATGGCGGCGTCGCCATCAACTACGTCGCCGCCGAAGCTGTGCTGCGGGATGAAAACGGCCGTGTCACCGGCCTCACGTTAGGCGACGCACTCACCGGGCAAACGGCCGATGTCACAGCGCGCGTCGTGGTCAGCGCCACCGGAGCCTGGGCCGATACGCTGCGTGAACAGGTGGGCGGCGCGGCCAAGATACGGCCGCTGCGCGGCAGCCACCTGGTCTTTCCCAATTGGCGTTTGCCGGTGGCCCAGGCCATCAGCTTTTTACACCCCATTGACCAACGCCCGGTGATGATTTTCCCTTGGGAGGGCGTGACTCTGGTGGGTACAACCGACGTGGACCACCACAATTCGCTGGACAAAGAGCCGTGTATCTCGCCCGACGAAACGGCCTACTTGTTGGCGGCGGTGGAAGCGCAGTTCCCATCGCTGGGCATTGGCCTGGGCGACGTGGTGGCCGCCTTTGCCGGGGTGCGCCCGGTGATTGGCAGCGGCAAAGAAGACCCATCGGAAGAATCGCGCGACCACGTAGTCTGGGTGGAAAACGGTCTGCTGACGGTGACCGGCGGCAAGCTGACCACCTTCCGCCTCATCGCCCTGGACGCGCTGAAGGAGGTGCGCCACCTGCTGCCCGATTTGCCGCAAGCCGACAACAACCTGCCGGTGCTAAATCCGGTGGACGTGGCCCTGCCCGGCGGCGAACAATTAGCCGAAGAGGTACGCCGCCGCCTGTTGGGGCGCTATGGCGCGGCGGCCCCGGAATTGGCGGCCGCGGCGCAGCCGGGCGAACTGGAGGTTATCCCCGGCACGCAGACGGTGTGGGCGGAACTACGCTGGGCGGCCCGCGCCGAGGCGGTGGTTCATCTGGATGATTTGCTGCTGCGGCGGGTGCGCCTAGGCATTTTGCTGCCGGCGGGCGGCGCAGCGCTGCTGCCACGCATTCAGGCCATTTGTCAGGCGGAGTTGGGGTGGGATGACGGCCGTTGGCAAAGCGAACAGGCGGCTTATCTGGCGCTGGTACGCGGCTGCTACAACATCCCCGACGCGGCGCTCGTCCCGGATTGGCGGGCGCTGCTGGCCGCTGCGAAGCAAGCTGAGTTGGCGGATGTGGCGGACGAGACGGATGGGGGATGGCAGCGGCCGCTGCTGCTGGCGACGGCCGTCGGGTTGGTAGTCGTGGGATGGTATCTGTTTACCCGAAGAATGGCACGCGGGTAA
- a CDS encoding nuclear transport factor 2 family protein yields MTKRLIILLFAAVLLLLAACGGGGEGDPAQTVEQYLQAKTTGDAETIRALLCADMEQFLERETRTFDSVSGVQIQDMACTRDGSSDVVRCQGKIVATYGTEDTEFPLTNYRVVQEDGEWKWCGEAE; encoded by the coding sequence ATGACCAAACGCCTGATTATTTTACTCTTCGCCGCTGTGCTTTTGCTGCTGGCGGCCTGCGGCGGCGGCGGCGAAGGCGATCCGGCGCAAACCGTGGAACAATACCTGCAAGCCAAAACCACCGGCGATGCAGAGACCATCCGCGCTTTGCTGTGCGCCGACATGGAGCAATTTCTGGAACGTGAAACGCGCACTTTCGACAGTGTGAGTGGTGTGCAGATTCAGGATATGGCCTGCACCCGCGACGGCAGCAGCGACGTAGTGCGCTGCCAGGGTAAAATCGTCGCCACTTACGGCACAGAAGACACCGAGTTTCCCCTGACCAATTATCGCGTCGTCCAGGAAGA